In one window of Limnohabitans sp. MORI2 DNA:
- a CDS encoding c-type cytochrome — translation MKKLMAGLLAAVCFSPLYSVHAQQGDPQAGSQKNALCVGCHGIKGYHTGFPEVYRVPMLSGQSAGYIVSALNDYKTGARKHPSMGTTALSLTAQDAADLAAYYESTGLTTETPAKPIDGAAGAALVEKGGCIACHGAGLAKPIAPNYPKVAGQHADYVYAALRAYKTENKPQIGRNNPIMGGVVKQFSDKELKEIARYVESLPTTMQTIQPNRFR, via the coding sequence ATGAAGAAGTTGATGGCGGGTCTCCTTGCAGCAGTGTGCTTTAGTCCACTTTATTCCGTTCATGCACAACAAGGTGATCCACAAGCAGGTAGCCAGAAGAATGCATTGTGCGTGGGCTGTCACGGTATTAAGGGTTATCACACGGGTTTTCCAGAGGTGTATCGCGTGCCTATGCTCTCAGGGCAAAGTGCAGGGTACATCGTTTCTGCGCTGAATGATTACAAAACAGGCGCTCGCAAGCATCCTTCCATGGGGACAACCGCGTTGTCGCTCACTGCGCAAGACGCTGCGGATTTGGCGGCTTATTACGAGTCAACCGGTTTAACCACCGAAACACCAGCCAAGCCCATCGATGGTGCTGCAGGTGCAGCGTTGGTTGAAAAAGGTGGTTGTATTGCCTGCCACGGTGCTGGTTTGGCCAAGCCGATTGCCCCTAACTATCCCAAGGTCGCGGGGCAGCATGCGGACTATGTGTATGCCGCGCTGCGTGCTTACAAAACAGAAAACAAGCCACAAATTGGCCGCAACAACCCGATCATGGGTGGTGTTGTGAAGCAGTTCTCGGACAAAGAGCTCAAAGAAATTGCGCGCTATGTGGAGAGTTTGCCAACCACCATGCAAACCATCCAACCCAATCGTTTTCGTTAA
- the coxB gene encoding cytochrome c oxidase subunit II: protein MKKWMAGAFAALMAQSVLAGYTWNFPEPVTPIARETLHVHNLFMIIILIIFCGVLALMLYSFWAHRKSQGHKAATFTAPRSTKQWLFVLAPFAVLLVIDYGVFGIPAYHAVKMYEDSKSDAELVVKVTGSQWMWQYEFPAEGVKFTSRLTTPREQIDNKEAKGENYLLEVDNPLVLPVGKKVRFITTSNDVIHSWWVPAFGVKRDAVPGFLREFWATVEKTGTYRGQCSELCGKEHAYMPVVVNVVPEEEFKAWIASRQKSGT from the coding sequence TTGAAAAAATGGATGGCAGGTGCGTTTGCGGCATTGATGGCGCAAAGCGTATTGGCAGGTTACACATGGAATTTCCCGGAGCCAGTGACGCCGATTGCGCGTGAGACGCTGCATGTGCACAACCTCTTCATGATCATTATCTTGATCATCTTCTGTGGCGTTTTGGCGCTGATGCTGTATTCGTTCTGGGCACATCGCAAGTCACAAGGTCACAAGGCTGCAACTTTTACTGCACCACGCTCCACCAAACAATGGTTGTTTGTGTTGGCACCTTTTGCGGTTTTGTTGGTCATTGACTATGGCGTGTTTGGCATTCCTGCTTACCACGCGGTCAAGATGTATGAAGACTCTAAGAGCGACGCGGAGTTGGTGGTGAAGGTCACAGGTAGCCAGTGGATGTGGCAGTACGAGTTTCCAGCGGAAGGTGTGAAGTTCACCAGCCGCTTGACCACACCTCGCGAGCAAATTGACAACAAGGAAGCCAAAGGTGAGAACTACTTGCTCGAAGTGGACAATCCCTTGGTCTTGCCTGTTGGTAAAAAAGTGCGTTTCATCACCACATCGAACGATGTGATCCACAGCTGGTGGGTGCCTGCATTTGGTGTCAAGCGTGATGCTGTGCCTGGTTTCTTGCGTGAGTTCTGGGCGACGGTCGAAAAAACCGGTACTTACCGTGGCCAGTGTTCAGAGCTTTGCGGCAAAGAACATGCTTACATGCCTGTGGTGGTGAATGTGGTGCCTGAAGAAGAATTCAAGGCATGGATTGCTAGCCGCCAAAAGTCTGGCACTTAA
- a CDS encoding cytochrome c oxidase subunit 1 — MAHDMTHDMAHAGHDAHHHHGGIRHWLQTTNHKDIGIMYLIFGITMLLMGGAMILGVRAELFMPGLQLMQPEFFNQLITLHGLIMVFGFAMPVATGLANYMLPMVIGAPDMALPRLNNWGFWILPPAAVMLTLPFFLGIANIGPGAADTGWTMYAPLSLQSGWGMDFAIFAIHMLGVSSILGSINVIVTIVNMRAPGMTFMKMPLFAHGFLVTAILLISIMPVFAGGVTMVLMDRHFGTHFFNAAGGGDPVLWQHIFWFMGHPEVYVLLLPITGAIPHVLSAFTRKETYGYKAQVYSMWTIGALAFVVWAHHMFTSGMSVNAQMYFMYSTMLISLPLAVLFFCWIATVWRGSLTFETPMLFALGFIILFGWGGLTGLVLADAAADPQYHNAYFMVAHFHYALYPTTVMGSMAAIYYWLPKWTGHMLDEKLGRLHFWIVMLGVNLTFIPQFLVGLSGMPRRIPDYPLMFAEWNKLSTVGAFILGLSHLLFIYIVLKCIREGKKSEDRSWEGATGLEWTVPSPAPYHTFEVQPKID, encoded by the coding sequence ATGGCACACGATATGACGCACGATATGGCTCATGCAGGACATGATGCGCATCATCATCACGGTGGCATTCGCCATTGGTTGCAAACAACGAACCACAAAGACATTGGCATCATGTACCTGATTTTTGGTATCACGATGTTGCTGATGGGCGGCGCCATGATTTTGGGCGTACGTGCTGAGTTGTTCATGCCAGGCTTGCAACTCATGCAGCCTGAGTTCTTCAACCAACTCATCACCTTGCATGGCTTGATCATGGTGTTCGGTTTTGCCATGCCTGTGGCAACTGGTTTGGCCAACTACATGTTGCCCATGGTCATTGGTGCGCCCGATATGGCCTTGCCTCGTTTGAATAACTGGGGTTTTTGGATCTTGCCACCTGCTGCCGTCATGCTGACTTTGCCCTTCTTCTTGGGTATTGCCAATATCGGCCCTGGCGCAGCTGACACAGGCTGGACCATGTATGCACCTTTGTCGCTGCAAAGCGGCTGGGGTATGGACTTCGCGATTTTTGCGATTCACATGTTGGGTGTGTCATCCATCTTGGGTTCGATCAACGTGATCGTGACCATCGTCAACATGCGCGCCCCTGGCATGACCTTCATGAAGATGCCTTTGTTTGCGCACGGCTTCTTGGTGACTGCGATTTTGTTGATTTCCATCATGCCTGTGTTCGCTGGTGGCGTCACGATGGTGTTGATGGATCGTCACTTCGGTACGCACTTCTTCAATGCCGCCGGTGGTGGTGACCCTGTGTTGTGGCAACACATTTTCTGGTTCATGGGCCACCCTGAGGTGTACGTGTTGCTCTTGCCGATCACTGGTGCGATTCCTCATGTGTTGAGCGCTTTCACACGCAAAGAAACCTACGGCTATAAAGCACAGGTGTACAGCATGTGGACGATTGGTGCTTTGGCTTTTGTCGTGTGGGCACACCACATGTTCACCAGCGGTATGTCTGTGAATGCACAGATGTACTTCATGTACAGCACGATGTTGATCTCGTTGCCTTTGGCAGTCTTGTTCTTCTGCTGGATCGCCACGGTCTGGCGTGGTTCGCTGACTTTTGAAACCCCCATGCTGTTTGCATTGGGCTTCATCATCCTCTTCGGTTGGGGTGGTTTGACTGGTTTGGTGTTGGCCGATGCCGCTGCCGATCCTCAGTACCACAACGCCTACTTCATGGTGGCTCACTTCCACTACGCTTTGTATCCCACGACCGTGATGGGCTCCATGGCAGCGATCTATTACTGGTTGCCCAAGTGGACTGGCCACATGTTGGATGAAAAACTGGGTCGCTTGCATTTCTGGATCGTGATGCTCGGCGTGAACCTGACGTTCATCCCTCAGTTCTTGGTGGGTCTCTCAGGCATGCCACGTCGCATCCCTGACTATCCTTTGATGTTTGCCGAGTGGAACAAGCTCTCCACAGTGGGTGCGTTCATCTTGGGCTTGTCTCATTTGCTCTTCATCTACATCGTGCTCAAGTGCATTCGTGAAGGCAAAAAGTCAGAAGACCGCAGCTGGGAAGGTGCAACTGGTTTGGAGTGGACTGTGCCATCTCCTGCGCCTTATCACACCTTCGAAGTTCAGCCCAAGATTGATTGA
- a CDS encoding cytochrome c oxidase assembly protein, with amino-acid sequence MSDESRNFKHPKPKRTTGIEAGRVGGWYFLGHALEISPRLTMSHTPRLDQKNLRLAYRLAGVALMFSALGFAMVPLYDVICKWTGINGKTNAQAVAAIGNTQVDTSRLVTVQFLSHAMPGAGLAFKPEHFSMQVHPGEMVYTHYVVENVTREPFVGQAIPSVTPANGASYLQKVECFCFNQQTFAAKEVRTLPIVFYISNDIDPGLNTLTLSYTFFEAVKAQADASPNNSQLKL; translated from the coding sequence TTGAGCGATGAGTCACGAAACTTCAAACACCCAAAACCAAAACGCACGACTGGCATTGAAGCTGGTCGTGTTGGTGGTTGGTATTTTCTTGGTCACGCTCTGGAAATTTCGCCCCGTCTAACGATGTCCCACACGCCACGCCTTGATCAAAAGAATCTGCGCCTTGCCTATCGACTGGCAGGCGTGGCGCTGATGTTCTCGGCGTTGGGGTTTGCCATGGTTCCGTTGTATGACGTGATTTGCAAATGGACCGGCATCAACGGCAAAACCAATGCACAGGCGGTGGCGGCCATTGGCAACACGCAGGTCGATACCTCTCGGTTGGTGACTGTTCAGTTTTTGAGCCATGCCATGCCAGGGGCTGGTTTGGCGTTCAAGCCAGAGCACTTTTCGATGCAGGTTCATCCCGGTGAAATGGTCTACACCCACTATGTGGTCGAGAACGTCACGCGTGAGCCTTTTGTCGGACAAGCCATTCCGAGTGTGACGCCTGCCAACGGGGCGTCTTACCTTCAAAAAGTCGAGTGTTTTTGTTTCAATCAGCAAACTTTTGCTGCGAAAGAAGTCAGAACACTCCCGATTGTTTTTTACATCAGCAATGACATTGATCCCGGCCTGAATACTTTGACGCTTTCATACACTTTCTTTGAAGCAGTCAAAGCGCAGGCGGATGCATCACCGAATAACAGCCAATTGAAATTGTGA
- a CDS encoding cytochrome c oxidase subunit 3 translates to MSHTTGADAKGHYFVPAASNYSTTLSIGIFLMALGLILKVNAMPEGAWAMPLGAAMIVYVLFGWFGEIIHENLNGSYTQWEDRSYRTGMVWFIFSEVMFFACFFGVLYYARRIALPELASYEEALNPYMGFTAAWPSSGPMGDPFTPMGPWGIPAINTLLLLTSGATLTWAHWGLIKGNRSHLIWGLALTVLLGAIFLGFQAYEYAHAYSELGLTLGAGIYGATFFILTGFHGMHVTLGTIMLIVILGRCMKGHFSEHNHFAFEAVAWYWHFVDVVWLILFVFVYWL, encoded by the coding sequence ATGAGCCATACCACTGGAGCCGACGCTAAAGGGCATTACTTTGTACCTGCAGCCAGTAACTACTCGACGACACTGTCGATTGGCATTTTCTTGATGGCCTTGGGCCTGATTTTGAAAGTCAACGCCATGCCTGAGGGCGCGTGGGCCATGCCCCTTGGCGCAGCCATGATTGTGTATGTGCTGTTTGGCTGGTTTGGCGAAATCATTCACGAGAATCTCAATGGCAGCTACACCCAATGGGAAGACCGCTCGTATCGCACCGGCATGGTGTGGTTCATCTTCTCGGAGGTGATGTTCTTTGCCTGTTTCTTTGGCGTCTTGTACTACGCTCGCCGCATTGCATTGCCTGAGCTGGCCAGCTACGAAGAGGCATTGAATCCCTACATGGGCTTTACCGCAGCTTGGCCATCGAGCGGTCCTATGGGTGACCCATTCACACCGATGGGGCCATGGGGCATTCCAGCGATCAACACCTTGCTGTTGTTGACTTCAGGCGCCACGCTCACTTGGGCGCACTGGGGTTTGATCAAAGGCAACCGTTCACACCTGATTTGGGGCTTGGCCCTGACAGTGCTGTTGGGTGCGATCTTCTTGGGTTTTCAAGCTTATGAATATGCGCACGCCTACAGCGAATTGGGCCTGACTTTGGGGGCTGGTATTTACGGCGCGACGTTCTTTATCTTGACAGGCTTTCACGGCATGCACGTGACGCTCGGTACGATCATGTTGATCGTGATTTTGGGCCGTTGCATGAAAGGCCACTTCTCAGAACACAACCACTTTGCCTTTGAAGCTGTCGCTTGGTACTGGCACTTTGTGGACGTGGTCTGGTTGATCTTGTTCGTGTTCGTTTACTGGCTGTAA
- a CDS encoding DUF2909 domain-containing protein, which translates to MIGKLLAVLLLLIILGSLFTALYRLTHKKEDSATVVKALTLRVGLSIGLFIALFANYYFGLIPLRG; encoded by the coding sequence ATGATCGGCAAATTGCTTGCAGTCTTGTTGCTGCTGATTATTTTGGGAAGTCTCTTCACTGCCCTATACCGGTTGACCCACAAAAAAGAAGACAGCGCAACAGTCGTCAAGGCTTTGACTTTGCGCGTCGGATTGTCAATCGGCTTATTTATTGCACTATTTGCAAATTACTATTTTGGCCTCATCCCCTTGCGAGGATGA
- a CDS encoding SURF1 family protein, with amino-acid sequence MRQFQFRWIPFIATVLLMAVFLRLGWWQWTKGLEVEHQVALRDERSAVNPLLLGSQLVDAKEVDGMAVMVRGHYDVAQQFFLDNQQYQGRPGVHVMIPLQIDGTQVRVLVNRGWVGWGASRSVLPQVPAPTGLVEIQGRAVVPSQKAPAFVTESVGDTGALRTRIRLDEIQAAQNYPLQPIVIWQASTDGADGLVREWPEVTDKAPMHKGYAAQWFLMAALLLAFFVRSSYRSVNV; translated from the coding sequence ATGCGTCAATTTCAATTTCGTTGGATTCCCTTCATTGCCACGGTTTTGTTGATGGCGGTTTTTCTACGTTTAGGTTGGTGGCAGTGGACGAAAGGGCTAGAGGTCGAGCACCAGGTGGCCCTGCGCGATGAGCGCTCAGCAGTGAATCCTTTGTTGCTCGGCTCGCAGTTGGTCGATGCCAAAGAGGTAGATGGCATGGCGGTCATGGTGCGCGGGCATTACGATGTTGCGCAACAATTTTTTCTCGACAATCAGCAATACCAAGGTCGTCCCGGCGTGCATGTCATGATCCCTTTGCAAATTGATGGGACGCAAGTGCGCGTGCTGGTCAATCGTGGCTGGGTAGGATGGGGGGCGTCGCGTAGCGTGTTGCCACAAGTGCCTGCGCCTACAGGCTTGGTGGAGATTCAGGGCCGAGCTGTTGTGCCATCCCAAAAAGCACCTGCATTTGTGACGGAGTCTGTGGGCGATACGGGGGCGTTGCGCACGCGTATCCGTCTGGATGAAATCCAAGCAGCACAAAACTATCCGCTTCAACCCATTGTGATTTGGCAGGCTTCAACTGATGGCGCAGATGGGTTGGTTCGAGAGTGGCCTGAAGTGACCGACAAAGCGCCAATGCACAAAGGCTATGCGGCACAATGGTTCCTGATGGCGGCCTTGTTGTTGGCCTTTTTTGTGCGCAGTAGCTACCGCTCAGTCAACGTGTAA
- the cyoE gene encoding heme o synthase, which produces MMTTSVFRQYNALTKPRVIQLIVFCALIGMVLAIPGWPSLDAWIRIVWACLGIWLVAGAAAAFNCLVEKTLDAKMRRTAWRPTARGELSDAQALGFSLVLCALGSFILYVCVNPLTMWLTFATFIGYAVVYTLVLKPMTPQNIVIGGASGAMPPLLGWAAITGEVGPQALLLFLIIFLWTPPHFWALALYRVEDYRKSGLPMLPVTHGNRFTRLQILLYTVLLMAACLMPFAIGMSSWLYLSVAMVLSVGFIAYAVALMREYSDELARKTFRFSLIHLSALFAALLLDHYLF; this is translated from the coding sequence ATGATGACCACCAGCGTCTTTCGTCAGTACAACGCGCTCACCAAGCCGCGCGTGATTCAACTCATTGTTTTTTGCGCCCTGATTGGCATGGTGTTGGCCATTCCTGGCTGGCCCTCGCTCGATGCATGGATTCGCATTGTGTGGGCTTGTTTAGGCATTTGGTTGGTGGCTGGTGCAGCTGCGGCCTTTAACTGTTTGGTCGAGAAAACCTTGGATGCCAAAATGCGCCGCACCGCATGGCGACCCACGGCTCGGGGTGAATTGTCGGATGCACAAGCTTTGGGTTTTTCGCTGGTTTTGTGCGCATTGGGCTCATTCATTTTGTATGTCTGTGTGAACCCATTGACCATGTGGTTAACCTTTGCCACCTTCATTGGCTATGCCGTGGTTTACACCTTGGTGCTCAAGCCCATGACGCCACAAAACATTGTGATCGGTGGCGCTTCCGGGGCCATGCCTCCGCTCTTGGGGTGGGCTGCCATCACGGGCGAGGTGGGACCGCAAGCCTTGCTGTTGTTCTTGATTATTTTTTTGTGGACGCCGCCTCACTTTTGGGCGCTGGCTTTGTATCGTGTGGAGGACTATCGCAAGTCGGGTCTGCCAATGCTGCCTGTGACGCATGGCAATCGCTTCACGCGTTTGCAAATTTTGCTCTATACCGTGTTGTTGATGGCGGCTTGCTTGATGCCATTTGCCATAGGCATGAGTTCGTGGCTTTACTTGTCTGTGGCAATGGTTCTCAGTGTGGGGTTCATTGCCTATGCGGTTGCACTTATGCGCGAATACTCGGATGAGTTAGCACGTAAAACCTTTCGCTTTTCACTCATCCATTTGTCTGCGTTGTTTGCAGCGCTGTTGCTCGATCACTATCTTTTTTAA
- the dnaX gene encoding DNA polymerase III subunit gamma/tau produces the protein MSYLVLARKYRPKTFKEMVGQEHVVQALTNALTTQRLHHAYLFTGTRGVGKTTVSRVLAKSLNCQGLDGTGGITAEPCGVCQACTDIDAGRFVDYTELDAASNRGVDEVQSLLEQAVYKPVQGRFKVFMIDEVHMLTNTAFNAMLKTLEEPPEYLKFVLATTDPQKVPVTVLSRCLQFNLRPMAPETVLEHLGHVLGQENIESEPQALRLLARAARGSMRDALSLTDQAIAYGGGQLQEAAVRQMLGSADRSHVFRLIEALAHGDGKSVVETSEALRLNGLSAAATLEDMSMVLQRMAVLQAVPDMAEADASDPEAAEMARLAGVMPPDETQLLYSLSLHGRQELGLAPDEYAALTMVLLRLLAFKPQAASSASASAEKKTLINPQRAPLAPALVAAKPVAQPVAQAPAAAPVQTTAVQAPPVVTQRQPEPQPSAPVQALPVRDMQPREVAPWEDDPSYDPEGADSPQYDHDSDAAVVAIPVREQAEPSAAIELQVPATEVPLIEATPEGEFWHKLVMEMSAAETINALVRELGLQSQLVARDTDTWMLRVERESLNSPNSRERLQKALETAGYPVRLSVEVGRVQDSPAKRNAAAAAQRQAGAEAIILNDPFVQSLMRDYGAKIVPGSIKPL, from the coding sequence ATGTCGTACCTCGTGCTCGCTCGCAAATATCGCCCCAAAACCTTCAAGGAGATGGTGGGGCAAGAGCACGTCGTGCAGGCGCTGACCAATGCGTTGACCACGCAACGTTTGCATCATGCTTATTTGTTCACGGGCACACGCGGTGTGGGCAAAACCACCGTGTCGCGGGTGTTGGCCAAATCACTCAATTGCCAAGGTTTAGACGGCACGGGTGGCATCACTGCTGAGCCTTGTGGTGTGTGCCAAGCTTGCACCGACATTGATGCAGGTCGCTTTGTCGATTACACCGAGCTGGATGCCGCATCCAATCGTGGCGTGGATGAAGTGCAGAGCTTGCTAGAGCAAGCGGTTTACAAGCCTGTGCAAGGCCGCTTCAAAGTCTTCATGATCGATGAGGTGCACATGCTCACCAACACCGCGTTCAATGCGATGTTGAAGACGCTCGAAGAGCCGCCGGAATATTTGAAATTTGTGCTCGCCACGACCGATCCGCAAAAAGTGCCGGTTACCGTGCTGTCGCGCTGCTTGCAGTTCAACCTACGCCCCATGGCGCCTGAAACTGTACTGGAGCATTTGGGCCATGTGCTCGGCCAAGAAAACATTGAATCTGAGCCCCAAGCTTTGCGCTTGTTGGCCCGTGCCGCGCGTGGTTCCATGCGTGACGCGCTGAGCTTGACCGACCAAGCCATTGCCTACGGCGGTGGTCAGTTGCAAGAAGCTGCGGTGCGTCAAATGTTGGGCAGTGCAGATCGCTCGCATGTGTTCCGCTTGATCGAAGCTTTGGCACATGGCGATGGCAAATCGGTGGTCGAAACCTCTGAAGCGCTGCGACTCAATGGCCTTAGCGCCGCAGCCACATTAGAAGACATGTCAATGGTTTTGCAACGCATGGCCGTGTTGCAGGCTGTGCCCGACATGGCAGAAGCCGACGCCTCAGACCCTGAAGCTGCTGAGATGGCGCGTTTGGCAGGTGTGATGCCCCCCGACGAAACCCAGTTGCTCTACAGCTTGAGTCTGCACGGCCGTCAAGAGCTGGGGTTAGCCCCCGACGAATACGCAGCACTGACGATGGTGCTGCTGCGCTTGCTGGCGTTCAAACCGCAAGCTGCAAGTTCCGCTTCGGCCTCGGCTGAAAAAAAAACTCTAATTAATCCGCAACGTGCCCCTCTGGCGCCCGCGTTAGTTGCGGCAAAACCTGTTGCGCAGCCAGTGGCTCAAGCACCTGCAGCAGCACCTGTACAAACGACTGCAGTGCAAGCGCCGCCCGTAGTTACACAGCGCCAACCCGAGCCCCAGCCTTCAGCCCCCGTGCAAGCCTTGCCCGTGCGCGATATGCAGCCCCGTGAGGTGGCACCTTGGGAGGATGACCCCAGCTACGACCCTGAAGGTGCTGATAGCCCGCAATACGACCATGATTCGGATGCCGCTGTGGTTGCCATTCCTGTGCGTGAACAAGCCGAGCCCAGTGCAGCGATCGAGCTTCAAGTCCCCGCCACCGAAGTGCCCCTCATAGAGGCCACGCCAGAAGGTGAGTTTTGGCACAAGCTGGTGATGGAGATGTCGGCTGCTGAGACCATCAACGCCTTGGTGCGCGAGTTGGGCTTGCAGTCCCAGCTCGTCGCGCGTGACACCGATACATGGATGCTGCGCGTTGAGCGTGAATCGCTCAACAGTCCAAACAGCCGCGAGCGTTTGCAAAAAGCCCTTGAAACCGCAGGCTACCCCGTGCGCTTGAGCGTCGAGGTGGGCCGCGTGCAAGACAGCCCAGCCAAACGTAATGCCGCCGCCGCCGCGCAACGCCAAGCAGGGGCCGAGGCCATCATCCTCAACGACCCATTTGTGCAGAGTTTGATGCGCGACTACGGTGCCAAGATCGTGCCGGGCAGCATCAAGCCGCTTTAA
- a CDS encoding YbaB/EbfC family nucleoid-associated protein: MFNKGQLSGLMKQAQAMQENLKKAQDELAFIEVTGESGSGLVKVLMTCKHEVKRITIDPSLLADDKDMLEDLVAAAFNDAVRKAAETSEAKMSKLTAGLPPGLKLPF, encoded by the coding sequence ATGTTCAACAAAGGACAACTTTCGGGCCTGATGAAGCAAGCCCAAGCCATGCAAGAAAACCTCAAGAAGGCACAAGATGAATTGGCCTTCATCGAAGTCACTGGCGAGTCAGGATCAGGCTTGGTTAAGGTGTTGATGACGTGTAAGCACGAGGTCAAACGCATCACCATTGACCCCAGCCTATTGGCAGACGACAAAGACATGCTCGAAGACTTGGTGGCTGCCGCCTTCAACGACGCCGTGCGCAAAGCCGCTGAAACCAGTGAAGCCAAGATGAGCAAGCTCACCGCTGGCTTGCCTCCTGGTTTGAAACTGCCGTTTTGA
- the recR gene encoding recombination mediator RecR produces MSDTSVLEGLIQALRRLPGVGVKSASRMAYHLLQHDREGAEMISQALHQAAAQVQHCERCHTFTTQPVCDTCLDEGRDTTRLCVVETPADQSAVERTSAYKGLYFVLMGRISPLDGLGPKDIGLHKLMDRASDGVVKEVILATNFTAEGEATAHVLNEALKKRGVQVTRLARGVPVGSELEYVDLGTIAHALVDRRDA; encoded by the coding sequence ATGAGCGATACGTCTGTGCTCGAAGGCCTGATTCAGGCCCTGCGCCGTTTGCCCGGCGTTGGGGTGAAATCGGCCTCACGCATGGCGTATCACCTGCTGCAACACGACCGTGAGGGGGCCGAGATGATTTCTCAGGCCCTGCACCAAGCCGCAGCCCAAGTGCAGCATTGCGAGCGTTGCCACACCTTTACCACCCAGCCCGTGTGTGACACATGCCTAGACGAAGGGCGCGACACCACGCGTTTGTGTGTGGTGGAAACCCCAGCCGATCAATCCGCCGTGGAGCGCACTTCTGCCTACAAAGGTCTGTACTTTGTGTTGATGGGCCGCATCAGCCCATTGGATGGGTTGGGTCCTAAAGACATTGGGTTGCACAAGTTGATGGATCGAGCCAGCGATGGTGTTGTGAAAGAAGTCATCTTGGCCACCAACTTCACGGCCGAAGGCGAGGCCACGGCACATGTGCTGAATGAGGCGCTCAAGAAGCGCGGCGTGCAAGTCACACGCCTAGCCCGTGGTGTGCCTGTGGGCAGTGAGCTGGAGTATGTCGATTTGGGCACCATTGCCCATGCGTTGGTGGATCGGCGCGACGCATAA